The Cyanobacterium sp. T60_A2020_053 genome includes a window with the following:
- a CDS encoding sugar transferase, which produces MGIMMMNKKALHNKKTFMHKITSFTLLFDNSFFIQPKKVIFKRIFDIVFSLLILITFSPLYLLLSVIVAFSSQGEIFFAQKRVGKNFRPFFCIKFRTMVANADKILDNLLKKCPQTRKEFQANFKLKNDPRITRIGLFLRRTSLDEFPQFWNVFKGEMSIVGPRPLVIEEIPMYGNKINQVLKVKPGITGLWQVSGRNNIPYKKRICIDVYYSQNHNFWLDLSIILKTIWVIIFVKDNGAY; this is translated from the coding sequence ATGGGCATTATGATGATGAATAAAAAGGCATTACATAATAAGAAAACATTTATGCATAAAATAACATCTTTTACTTTGTTATTTGATAATTCATTTTTTATTCAACCTAAAAAAGTAATTTTTAAAAGAATATTCGATATAGTATTTTCGCTGTTGATATTAATTACATTTTCTCCTTTGTACTTGCTTTTGAGTGTTATTGTTGCTTTTAGTTCACAGGGAGAAATTTTTTTTGCACAAAAAAGAGTAGGTAAAAATTTTCGTCCTTTCTTTTGCATTAAGTTTCGGACTATGGTTGCTAATGCTGATAAAATCCTTGATAATTTATTAAAAAAATGCCCCCAAACCAGAAAAGAATTTCAAGCAAATTTTAAATTAAAAAATGATCCTCGTATTACCCGTATAGGTCTTTTTTTGAGACGTACTAGCCTTGATGAGTTTCCTCAATTTTGGAACGTTTTTAAAGGAGAAATGAGTATTGTTGGTCCTCGACCTTTAGTAATTGAAGAAATACCCATGTATGGTAATAAAATTAATCAAGTTTTAAAGGTGAAACCGGGTATAACTGGTTTGTGGCAAGTATCTGGTCGTAATAACATCCCTTATAAAAAAAGAATTTGTATTGATGTATATTATTCTCAAAATCATAATTTTTGGTTAGACTTATCGATAATTTTAAAAACTATTTGGGTAATAATCTTTGTTAAAGATAATGGAGCTTATTGA